Proteins from one Parvibaculum lavamentivorans DS-1 genomic window:
- a CDS encoding fatty acid desaturase translates to MNTSIKDLAAHCARYRTPSKFHAVRQIANTTIPFVALSAAMYFSLHVGYWLTLLLAIPLAGCALRFFIIQHDCGHGSFFASKRANDITGRIVSILTITPYAYWRRLHALHHASSSNLDRRGFGDINTLTTDEYKALTPMRRLGYRIYRHPAFLLMIGGPIHFLLLQRLPLTLRRPAWEMWSSVMIHNLAMLAFYGTLLILLGWVNFAVMVVPVLVAAAAMGVWLFYVQHQFETTSWDKSDAWDRQSGALQGSSYYELPRVLRWFTGNIGLHHIHHLCSHIPNYRLQECLDAMPELKTINRLTIMDSLRTASLALWDPRQRKLVGFQGV, encoded by the coding sequence ATGAACACGAGCATCAAAGATCTCGCGGCGCACTGCGCGCGCTACCGCACGCCGAGCAAATTTCACGCCGTCAGGCAGATCGCCAACACGACGATCCCCTTCGTCGCGCTTTCGGCGGCAATGTATTTCAGCCTGCATGTCGGCTATTGGCTCACCCTGCTGCTCGCGATACCGCTGGCGGGATGCGCGCTGCGCTTTTTCATCATCCAGCACGATTGCGGGCATGGTTCCTTCTTCGCGTCGAAGCGGGCGAACGATATTACGGGGCGGATCGTCAGCATCCTGACGATTACGCCTTATGCCTATTGGCGGCGACTCCACGCGCTGCATCACGCGTCCTCTTCCAATCTCGACCGGCGCGGCTTCGGCGACATCAACACGCTGACGACCGACGAATACAAGGCACTGACGCCGATGCGGCGGCTCGGCTATCGCATCTACCGGCATCCGGCGTTCCTGCTCATGATCGGTGGCCCGATCCACTTCCTGCTGCTGCAGCGGCTGCCGCTTACCTTGCGGCGCCCCGCATGGGAGATGTGGAGCAGCGTCATGATTCACAATCTGGCGATGCTCGCCTTCTATGGCACGCTCCTCATCCTGCTCGGCTGGGTGAACTTCGCGGTGATGGTGGTGCCGGTGCTGGTCGCGGCGGCGGCAATGGGCGTCTGGCTCTTCTATGTTCAACATCAGTTCGAGACGACGAGCTGGGACAAGAGCGACGCCTGGGACCGGCAGAGCGGCGCATTGCAGGGCAGTTCCTATTATGAACTGCCGCGTGTGCTGCGCTGGTTCACGGGCAATATCGGCCTGCACCATATCCACCATCTGTGCAGCCATATTCCGAACTACCGGCTGCAGGAATGCCTCGATGCGATGCCGGAGCTCAAGACAATCAACAGGCTGACGATCATGGACAGTCTGCGGACGGCCTCGCTGGCGCTCTGGGACCCGCGGCAGAGGAAGCTTGTCGGTTTTCAGGGTGTCTGA
- a CDS encoding DsbA family protein codes for MRFIFQYCPTRPRARATGVIFLALALMSGALLTPAGGARAEARFEGKDRQAIEEIVREYLIENPEVLIEAMRVLEQREQNAALASRREAIEKRHADIYNDPGDFVAGNPKGDVTIVEFFDYRCGYCKQSFKPLMDFVKADGNIRLILKEFPILGPASLEASKAAIAAKKQNRYLEMHRALYEHKGQLDSEAIFGIATSLGLDTAKLRKDMEDPEIAKMVSRHYDLAEALGVDGTPAFIVGGELYPGAADKERLTEIVKTARGG; via the coding sequence ATGAGATTTATTTTTCAGTACTGCCCCACCCGCCCGCGCGCCCGCGCGACGGGCGTCATTTTCCTCGCGCTTGCCCTGATGTCCGGCGCCCTGCTCACGCCTGCGGGCGGCGCACGGGCGGAGGCGCGGTTTGAGGGAAAGGACCGGCAAGCGATCGAGGAGATCGTGCGGGAATACCTGATCGAGAACCCGGAAGTGCTGATCGAGGCCATGCGCGTGCTGGAGCAGCGCGAGCAGAACGCGGCGCTGGCATCTCGGCGTGAAGCGATCGAGAAGCGGCATGCGGATATCTATAACGATCCGGGCGACTTCGTTGCCGGCAACCCGAAGGGCGACGTCACCATCGTCGAGTTCTTCGATTACCGCTGCGGCTATTGCAAGCAGAGCTTCAAGCCACTGATGGATTTCGTGAAGGCGGACGGCAATATCCGCCTGATCCTGAAGGAATTCCCGATCCTCGGGCCCGCATCGCTCGAAGCATCGAAGGCGGCGATCGCGGCGAAGAAGCAGAACCGCTATCTCGAGATGCACCGGGCCCTTTATGAGCACAAGGGGCAACTCGACAGCGAGGCGATATTCGGCATCGCAACCTCGCTCGGCCTCGACACGGCAAAGCTTCGCAAGGACATGGAAGATCCGGAAATCGCCAAAATGGTGAGCCGTCACTATGACCTCGCGGAGGCGCTGGGTGTTGACGGCACGCCTGCCTTCATCGTCGGCGGCGAACTTTATCCCGGCGCGGCGGACAAGGAGCGCCTGACGGAAATCGTGAAGACCGCGAGAGGCGGTTGA
- a CDS encoding class 1 fructose-bisphosphatase has protein sequence MSQRTLTQFLIEQQRKEAALPAQLRLLVEIVARACKTISHCVNKGALGGMLGNLTSENVQGEVQKKLDVIANEKLLEANEWGGHLAAMASEEMETIHLIPNRYPKGEYLLLFDPIDGSSNIDVDLSVGTIFSVLTAPEDVSGRAVTEADFLQPGRKQVAAGYAIYGPQTLLILSVGTGVYEFALDREMGSWVLTNERIRIPSGNREFAINMSNMRHWAPPVRRYIDECLAGTTGPREANFNMRWTASMVADIHRILKRGGIFMYPWDAREPDRAGKLRLMYEANPMGFLIEQAGGMAFDGNHRILDIEPKALHQRVGVVMGDRDEVKRVVQYHHDANLAKQTA, from the coding sequence TTGTCCCAGAGAACGCTCACCCAGTTTCTGATCGAACAGCAGCGCAAGGAAGCCGCGCTGCCGGCCCAACTCCGGCTCCTGGTCGAGATCGTGGCGCGCGCCTGCAAGACCATCAGCCATTGCGTCAACAAGGGCGCGCTGGGCGGGATGCTGGGCAATCTCACAAGCGAGAATGTGCAGGGCGAGGTTCAGAAGAAGCTCGACGTGATCGCCAACGAGAAGCTGCTCGAGGCCAATGAATGGGGCGGTCATCTGGCGGCAATGGCGTCCGAGGAGATGGAGACGATCCATCTCATTCCAAACCGCTATCCCAAGGGCGAATATCTGCTGCTGTTCGATCCCATCGACGGCTCGAGCAATATCGACGTCGATCTTTCGGTCGGCACGATCTTCTCGGTGCTGACGGCGCCGGAAGATGTGTCGGGCCGGGCGGTGACGGAAGCGGACTTCCTTCAGCCGGGCCGCAAGCAGGTTGCCGCCGGCTATGCGATCTACGGGCCGCAGACCCTGCTCATTCTTTCCGTCGGCACAGGCGTCTATGAATTCGCGCTCGACCGCGAGATGGGCTCATGGGTGCTGACCAACGAGCGCATCCGCATTCCTTCCGGAAACCGCGAATTCGCGATCAACATGTCGAACATGCGCCACTGGGCACCGCCCGTGCGCCGCTATATCGACGAATGCCTGGCGGGGACGACCGGTCCGCGCGAAGCGAACTTCAACATGCGCTGGACGGCCTCTATGGTCGCCGACATTCACCGCATCCTGAAGCGCGGCGGCATCTTCATGTATCCGTGGGACGCGCGCGAGCCGGACCGCGCCGGAAAGCTTCGGCTGATGTATGAAGCGAACCCGATGGGCTTCCTGATCGAGCAGGCGGGCGGCATGGCCTTTGACGGCAATCACCGCATTCTCGACATCGAGCCGAAGGCACTGCATCAGCGCGTCGGCGTCGTCATGGGCGACCGCGATGAGGTGAAGCGCGTGGTGCAATATCACCACGACGCCAACCTGGCAAAACAGACGGCCTGA
- a CDS encoding M48 family metalloprotease: MLLKAVQRKVGATMTSLIVGASLAFTGAAPASAQRIALISDAETENMLREYTDPILRAAGLESSAVKLHLVNDQSLNAFVAAGQQMFFNTGLITTVDTPSELIGVIAHETGHMAGGHLVKRREEMEGLSVPMLASMILGVGAIAAGAGDAGMAVIMGSQHLATRSLLAFTREQEASADQAGATYLQRSGMSGRGMLDLFATMRDQELLTENRQDPYARSHPMSGARLSALEARVKESPYYDRRDSPERLHQFKMVQAKLHGFLDDPNATFNRYPESDNSTYARYARGVAYHRTGRLDKAMSEIEPLLEMEPSNPYIREVQGQIYFESGKVEEAISSYRQALALLPDEQFHLGLGRALLARGDKASSEEAVKHLQAASSSGNQPYAFYQLSIAYGQLDNIGMAQLATAQYYDALGAVKEAKMHATRAQKLLTNGSPEWLRAQDILVQPNPQRG, from the coding sequence ATGCTTCTGAAAGCCGTGCAGCGGAAAGTCGGCGCGACGATGACAAGTCTCATTGTCGGCGCGAGCCTTGCCTTTACCGGCGCGGCCCCTGCTTCCGCGCAGCGCATCGCGCTCATCAGCGATGCCGAAACCGAAAACATGCTGCGGGAATATACCGATCCGATCCTGCGGGCGGCGGGCCTCGAATCGAGCGCGGTGAAGCTTCACCTCGTGAACGACCAGTCGCTCAACGCCTTCGTGGCTGCCGGGCAGCAGATGTTCTTCAATACCGGCCTCATCACCACGGTCGACACGCCTTCCGAACTCATCGGCGTCATCGCGCATGAAACCGGCCATATGGCGGGCGGCCATCTCGTGAAGCGGCGCGAGGAAATGGAAGGCTTGAGCGTTCCGATGCTCGCTTCCATGATCCTCGGCGTGGGCGCGATCGCGGCCGGCGCGGGCGATGCGGGCATGGCGGTCATCATGGGCAGCCAGCATCTGGCGACGCGGAGCCTGCTCGCCTTCACGCGCGAACAGGAAGCCAGCGCCGACCAGGCGGGCGCGACCTATCTGCAGCGGTCCGGCATGTCCGGCCGCGGCATGCTCGACCTCTTTGCCACCATGCGCGACCAAGAGCTGCTGACGGAAAACCGGCAGGACCCTTATGCGCGTTCTCACCCGATGTCCGGCGCGCGGCTTTCGGCGCTTGAAGCGCGGGTGAAGGAATCACCCTATTACGACCGCCGCGACTCGCCCGAGCGTCTCCACCAGTTCAAGATGGTGCAGGCGAAGCTGCATGGCTTTCTCGACGACCCGAACGCGACCTTCAACCGCTATCCCGAGTCCGACAACAGCACCTATGCGCGATATGCGCGCGGCGTCGCCTATCATCGCACAGGCAGGCTGGACAAGGCGATGAGCGAAATCGAGCCGCTGCTGGAGATGGAGCCGTCGAACCCCTATATCCGCGAGGTTCAAGGGCAGATCTATTTCGAGAGCGGCAAGGTCGAGGAAGCGATTTCTTCCTACCGGCAGGCGCTGGCGCTGCTGCCGGACGAACAGTTTCATCTCGGCCTCGGACGGGCGCTGCTGGCGCGCGGCGACAAGGCCTCCTCGGAGGAAGCGGTCAAGCACCTGCAGGCGGCGAGCAGCAGCGGCAACCAGCCCTACGCCTTCTACCAGCTCTCCATCGCTTATGGGCAGCTCGACAATATCGGGATGGCGCAATTGGCGACGGCGCAGTATTACGATGCGCTGGGTGCGGTGAAGGAAGCGAAGATGCATGCGACCCGGGCCCAGAAGCTCCTGACCAACGGGAGCCCCGAATGGCTTCGCGCGCAGGACATTCTCGTGCAGCCCAATCCTCAACGCGGTTGA